One part of the Bacteroidia bacterium genome encodes these proteins:
- a CDS encoding cysteine synthase family protein: MSAIGNTPLIQLKNMTDADMAEIYVKYEGANPTGSMKDRMALSMIMGAEARGELKAGGRVVEYTGGSTGSSLAMVCAMRGYQAHFVSSNAFAEEKLQTMRAFGATVEIIEAEGGILTAEIINRMIARAKEIIEESGAFWPDQINNPDNKRGYHGMAREIMGILASDIDEFVMAVGGGGCFSGNSEILKEAIPNLRCTAVEPLHVQNVSGGDTSGTHKLEGIGLSFVPSILRTDLIDEVIPVSDEDAYHTANLLARREGIFGGATSGANVWAAMKRAKDLGPGKKIVTVICDSGLRYLNGDLFR, translated from the coding sequence ATGAGTGCAATTGGAAATACCCCATTGATTCAGCTGAAAAATATGACGGATGCTGATATGGCGGAAATTTATGTGAAATATGAAGGTGCCAATCCAACTGGAAGTATGAAAGACAGGATGGCCCTTTCTATGATTATGGGAGCAGAAGCTCGGGGAGAATTGAAAGCGGGAGGAAGAGTCGTCGAATATACAGGAGGAAGCACGGGTAGCTCATTGGCTATGGTTTGCGCGATGAGGGGCTATCAGGCCCATTTTGTTTCCTCCAATGCCTTTGCGGAGGAAAAATTGCAGACAATGCGCGCTTTTGGAGCAACGGTTGAGATCATTGAAGCAGAGGGAGGGATTCTGACAGCCGAGATTATAAACCGGATGATTGCAAGAGCTAAAGAAATTATTGAAGAAAGCGGAGCTTTTTGGCCGGACCAAATCAACAATCCCGACAACAAAAGAGGCTATCATGGCATGGCCAGGGAAATTATGGGAATTCTTGCTAGCGATATCGATGAATTTGTGATGGCAGTAGGAGGGGGAGGTTGTTTTTCGGGTAATTCGGAAATATTGAAGGAGGCTATTCCTAATTTGAGGTGTACAGCCGTAGAACCTTTACATGTGCAAAATGTATCCGGAGGAGATACCAGTGGAACGCATAAACTGGAAGGTATTGGCCTTTCTTTTGTGCCGTCTATTCTTAGAACTGATTTGATTGATGAGGTAATCCCAGTCTCAGATGAAGATGCTTACCATACGGCGAATCTATTGGCAAGGCGAGAGGGGATTTTTGGCGGAGCAACTTCGGGAGCAAATGTTTGGGCTGCTATGAAACGCGCAAAAGATTTAGGCCCGGGGAAAAAGATAGTTACCGTAATTTGTGATTCCGGATTGCGCTATTTGAATGGAGATTTATTCAGATAG
- a CDS encoding tetratricopeptide repeat protein, whose protein sequence is MMKGIISTCFCLLFLSHSLSAQSNYVDSLTQLLEVNQPDSNRLGVLLRLTEKFYMEDTKKAFPYAEEAKSLSLQLNDLSNLAEVQYYLSYLYYFDYKDEEALIAADSCKQLYILINTPKYSCDCLYIQGAIYMGLGKKEEGRKSYEEGLEMGKKYEYLRAIINNSKGLGDIAETDGDYEKALEYYQLSMEGEEKEDNAHGQGVAYNDLGRIYDSMGQYEKGLSKYLEGLAWAEKYNLNRLQATFLSNIAGIHFRQKNYSKAEEFAEKGLEKFRENSDRRGEAKSIQTLGNCAFNQGEFQLALDYFMKARDIQEEIKYKRGLTFAYFNMGKSYHKLGQKKEAIKFHEKSLELREELGFKSGQAGSHKALGQLWTQEGNYKKALFHLKKGEQIAGEKELIEEQEGIYKNLAQYYEARGNFKQAFSYFEQYAQTRDSLLNKDRNKQIADMQTRYETSQKEQEILRQEKEIAELDAQKSGAIIQRNAFISGGLILSILAFLGLRINRIQRERNDKKALAEALLFTQEEERKRIARDLHDGIGQSLLLIKKQLLNNASISAENQHMISETLEEVRSVSRDLHPFQLEKFGLKAALEEAILKVERSSDLFISKELIELDQYLPQAAHIHVFRTVQEALSNIIKHAEATAAKVSAELKDNEVLIQIRDNGKGFDHELEIVTSKSLGLRTMFERISAIGGKLKIEKGNNGKGSNLSISIPIQNM, encoded by the coding sequence ATGATGAAAGGGATTATTTCCACATGTTTCTGCTTACTTTTTCTTTCTCATTCTCTTAGTGCCCAAAGTAATTATGTAGATAGCCTTACGCAATTGCTGGAGGTAAATCAGCCAGACAGCAATCGTCTCGGTGTTCTGCTACGCCTGACAGAAAAATTCTACATGGAAGATACGAAGAAGGCCTTCCCCTATGCTGAAGAGGCAAAAAGTCTTTCGCTCCAATTGAACGATTTGTCAAATCTGGCGGAGGTTCAGTATTACCTAAGCTACCTTTACTATTTTGACTACAAAGACGAAGAAGCCCTTATAGCTGCTGATTCCTGTAAGCAACTCTACATATTAATCAATACCCCCAAATATTCCTGTGACTGTTTGTACATCCAGGGAGCTATTTATATGGGCTTAGGAAAAAAAGAAGAAGGACGAAAATCCTATGAAGAAGGACTGGAGATGGGGAAAAAATATGAATACCTGAGAGCCATCATTAACAATAGCAAAGGCCTGGGAGATATAGCCGAAACAGATGGAGATTATGAGAAAGCCCTGGAGTATTACCAATTATCCATGGAAGGAGAGGAAAAAGAGGATAATGCGCATGGTCAAGGAGTTGCTTACAATGATTTAGGCAGAATTTATGATTCTATGGGGCAGTATGAAAAGGGATTGTCCAAGTACTTAGAAGGATTGGCCTGGGCGGAGAAGTATAATCTAAACAGACTTCAGGCTACTTTTCTTTCTAACATAGCAGGCATTCATTTTCGGCAGAAGAATTATTCCAAGGCCGAAGAATTTGCAGAAAAAGGCCTTGAGAAATTCAGGGAAAACAGCGATCGGAGGGGGGAAGCAAAATCGATTCAAACCCTGGGGAATTGTGCATTCAATCAGGGGGAATTTCAATTGGCATTAGACTATTTTATGAAAGCAAGAGATATTCAAGAAGAGATTAAATACAAGCGGGGACTTACTTTTGCCTATTTCAATATGGGGAAATCCTACCATAAGTTGGGGCAAAAAAAGGAAGCCATAAAATTTCATGAAAAAAGCCTGGAATTGAGGGAGGAATTGGGTTTCAAAAGCGGTCAGGCAGGATCTCATAAGGCCCTGGGACAATTGTGGACCCAGGAAGGCAATTACAAAAAAGCATTGTTTCACTTGAAGAAAGGAGAACAAATCGCGGGAGAAAAAGAGCTCATCGAAGAGCAGGAAGGTATCTATAAAAATCTGGCCCAATATTATGAAGCTCGAGGAAATTTCAAGCAAGCCTTTTCCTATTTTGAGCAATATGCCCAGACGCGTGATAGCCTGCTAAATAAAGACCGCAATAAACAAATCGCAGATATGCAGACCCGCTATGAGACCAGTCAGAAAGAGCAAGAGATCCTGCGACAGGAAAAAGAAATTGCAGAGCTCGATGCCCAAAAAAGTGGAGCGATCATACAGAGGAATGCCTTCATAAGCGGTGGGCTCATCCTGAGTATTCTGGCTTTTCTGGGGCTGAGAATAAATCGCATCCAGCGAGAAAGAAATGACAAAAAAGCCTTAGCAGAAGCCTTGCTTTTTACCCAGGAAGAAGAAAGAAAAAGGATTGCCAGAGACCTGCATGACGGTATCGGCCAATCCTTACTCCTGATCAAAAAACAATTGCTGAATAATGCATCCATCAGCGCAGAGAATCAGCATATGATCTCCGAAACCCTGGAGGAAGTTCGTTCGGTATCCCGAGACCTGCATCCATTTCAATTGGAGAAGTTTGGCTTGAAAGCAGCTCTGGAGGAAGCCATTTTGAAGGTCGAAAGATCTAGCGATCTCTTCATAAGCAAGGAGCTGATCGAGCTCGATCAATACCTCCCGCAAGCTGCGCATATCCATGTATTCCGGACTGTACAGGAAGCCCTAAGCAATATCATTAAACATGCCGAAGCAACTGCAGCGAAAGTAAGTGCTGAATTGAAGGATAATGAGGTGCTCATCCAAATCCGGGACAATGGGAAAGGCTTTGATCATGAATTGGAGATTGTGACCTCCAAAAGTCTGGGATTGCGAACGATGTTTGAACGAATTTCAGCCATTGGAGGAAAGTTGAAGATAGAGAAAGGAAATAATGGGAAAGGAAGCAATTTGAGCATAAGCATTCCCATCCAGAATATGTAA
- a CDS encoding amidohydrolase family protein, giving the protein MPKTFLIHLLWIVFPFFSCSSTQSQEASIENAEPDLSSFTQSFLKYEYNKIAIVHVDVIDGSGGEIKRDQTVLIEGDKIYKLGQASALQLPEDYFVVDGKGQSLIPGIIGVHNHMRFPAGALLATSPRLHLAAGVTTIQTCGTGNPEEEISIGKAIKTGKIPGPQIVNSGPYFTGSEGKSNFIQVRDTAMIGDTIAYWADRGVEWFKVYRNTRPEDLRLIVDEAHKHGAKVTGHLCATTYQEAAEIGIDAIEHGFIHSYDHAKGKEVDKCNGSRDFRNELNIESEEVRAVHQKLIEAGTALTSTLAIFETQARGVADERSLELLSPFYVEAYENRRKRMEEQGEAWYFKKAWLKKSMAYDLAFYRAGGLLCAGPDPGLHNLPGFGDQKNYELFIEAGFKAEEAIQVMTANAAQLLEREKLGQIKEGYYADLVLLDGDLEKDAKVIQKVRTVFRRGKAYDPKKLLEGLEGKVGSARDNDMLYFGLEAPLDVPEKLAPNFISLPGRYEFGSVFSKKGDEFYFGVDENGLPKILYSKLENGVWTEAETLISNDSIGYNDPMLSPDESRLYFISNHPKNPGEKPADIDIWYIEKDGAGWSKPINAGPAINSSSNEYFISFTAKGDMYFSSNKAAEQDHRNNYDIYRSELKEGEFQEAKVLGAGVNSLHYEADVYVAPDESYLIFCGMRPEGYGQGDLYISFKQKDGSWSKSENMGEKINDEGHQLCPFVTADGKYFLFTSNRDIYWIQADFLQNYR; this is encoded by the coding sequence ATGCCCAAAACTTTCCTCATCCATCTCCTTTGGATAGTTTTTCCATTTTTCTCCTGCAGTTCGACCCAGAGCCAGGAAGCTTCAATCGAAAACGCAGAACCAGATTTAAGTTCCTTTACCCAATCCTTTCTCAAATATGAGTATAATAAAATAGCGATAGTTCATGTAGATGTGATTGACGGTTCAGGCGGAGAAATTAAAAGGGACCAAACAGTACTCATTGAGGGCGATAAAATCTACAAATTAGGACAAGCCTCTGCTCTACAGCTGCCTGAAGATTACTTTGTTGTGGATGGTAAAGGGCAGAGCCTGATCCCCGGCATTATAGGGGTACACAATCATATGCGCTTTCCTGCAGGCGCCTTGCTGGCGACTTCTCCTCGTTTACATTTGGCAGCTGGAGTAACGACGATTCAGACTTGTGGAACCGGAAATCCGGAAGAAGAAATCTCAATCGGGAAGGCCATAAAAACAGGAAAGATACCCGGCCCGCAGATCGTTAATTCAGGACCCTATTTTACAGGTTCGGAGGGGAAAAGCAATTTTATCCAGGTCAGGGATACAGCTATGATAGGTGATACGATTGCTTATTGGGCAGATAGGGGCGTGGAATGGTTTAAAGTATATAGAAATACCCGGCCTGAGGATCTAAGATTGATCGTGGATGAGGCACATAAGCATGGGGCAAAAGTTACGGGCCACCTTTGTGCGACTACCTATCAGGAAGCAGCTGAAATCGGCATTGATGCGATTGAACACGGCTTTATCCATAGTTATGATCATGCAAAGGGAAAAGAAGTAGATAAATGTAATGGCAGTCGTGATTTTAGAAATGAATTGAATATAGAAAGTGAGGAAGTAAGGGCCGTACATCAGAAACTGATTGAAGCGGGTACAGCTTTGACGAGTACCCTGGCCATATTTGAAACACAGGCCAGAGGAGTTGCAGATGAAAGGAGTTTAGAACTCCTAAGTCCTTTTTATGTGGAAGCCTATGAGAATAGGAGAAAGCGAATGGAAGAACAAGGAGAGGCATGGTATTTCAAGAAGGCATGGCTGAAAAAGTCCATGGCTTATGATCTAGCCTTCTATCGTGCAGGTGGTTTGCTCTGTGCTGGTCCTGATCCGGGCTTACACAATTTGCCCGGCTTTGGAGATCAAAAGAATTACGAGCTTTTTATAGAAGCAGGATTCAAAGCGGAAGAGGCGATACAGGTTATGACGGCGAATGCTGCTCAATTATTAGAAAGAGAAAAGTTGGGGCAAATCAAAGAAGGCTATTATGCAGATTTGGTCTTACTGGACGGGGACTTGGAGAAGGATGCAAAAGTTATTCAAAAAGTGCGCACTGTATTCCGAAGAGGAAAAGCTTATGATCCTAAAAAATTACTAGAGGGCCTTGAAGGAAAAGTCGGCTCAGCTCGGGACAATGATATGCTGTATTTTGGTTTGGAAGCTCCTCTGGACGTTCCGGAAAAGCTGGCACCGAACTTCATCAGCTTGCCAGGTCGATATGAGTTTGGCTCAGTCTTTAGTAAAAAAGGTGATGAATTTTATTTTGGAGTGGACGAAAATGGACTTCCCAAGATCCTTTATTCAAAACTGGAAAATGGCGTGTGGACAGAAGCTGAAACCCTGATTTCAAACGACAGTATTGGGTATAATGATCCTATGCTTTCTCCTGATGAAAGTCGTTTATACTTTATTTCCAATCATCCCAAAAATCCAGGAGAAAAGCCGGCAGATATAGACATCTGGTATATAGAAAAGGATGGAGCGGGATGGTCAAAACCTATCAATGCGGGACCTGCGATCAACTCCTCATCCAATGAGTATTTTATTTCCTTTACCGCAAAAGGAGATATGTATTTTTCTTCGAATAAAGCGGCTGAACAAGATCATCGAAACAATTACGACATCTATCGTTCCGAGCTAAAAGAGGGCGAATTTCAGGAAGCTAAGGTATTAGGGGCAGGGGTTAATAGCCTGCATTATGAAGCGGATGTTTATGTAGCTCCCGACGAGTCTTATCTGATATTTTGTGGCATGAGGCCCGAAGGATACGGACAGGGTGATCTTTATATCAGTTTTAAGCAAAAAGACGGGAGCTGGTCTAAATCAGAAAATATGGGAGAAAAAATCAATGATGAAGGCCACCAGCTATGTCCCTTTGTGACTGCAGACGGTAAGTATTTTCTCTTCACCTCAAACAGAGACATATACTGGATACAGGCGGATTTTCTCCAAAACTATCGCTAA
- a CDS encoding response regulator transcription factor yields the protein MSITVFNADDHPILRKGVTDLLNEQEGLEWVGSAENGEEALAKIRLLKPDVAILDIEMPRMTGLEVAKLLIEEGSTTEFCLLTLFKDESFFHHAIEAGIKGYLLKESSEQEIIACVHSLSKGRPYVNPSLTHYLIKPKNAKTDLLSRLSNHEINILKLISKQKTTAEIADMLFISPKTVGNHRSNIGKKLELSGEQNGLLRWALENKELLQ from the coding sequence ATGAGTATTACAGTTTTCAATGCGGATGATCATCCGATTCTGAGGAAAGGAGTTACGGATCTCCTCAATGAACAGGAAGGATTAGAGTGGGTGGGTAGTGCCGAAAATGGAGAAGAGGCATTGGCAAAAATACGCTTGCTGAAACCAGATGTGGCCATCCTGGATATAGAGATGCCACGAATGACAGGCCTGGAAGTCGCAAAGCTCCTGATTGAAGAGGGGAGTACAACAGAATTTTGTTTGCTGACTTTATTTAAGGATGAAAGTTTTTTTCATCATGCGATAGAGGCAGGGATAAAAGGCTATTTACTAAAGGAAAGCTCGGAGCAGGAGATTATAGCTTGTGTGCATTCTCTAAGTAAAGGCAGGCCTTATGTAAATCCCAGCCTTACCCACTACCTGATCAAACCCAAAAATGCAAAAACCGATCTTTTATCGCGTTTATCCAATCATGAAATCAACATCCTGAAACTGATCTCCAAGCAAAAAACGACGGCCGAGATCGCTGATATGCTATTCATTAGCCCTAAAACGGTCGGTAACCATCGCAGCAACATCGGGAAAAAACTGGAATTGAGCGGGGAGCAAAACGGCCTGCTCAGGTGGGCTTTGGAAAACAAGGAATTATTGCAGTAA
- a CDS encoding MarR family transcriptional regulator, which produces MEKDFLKELEYLGITARLKRLSDAMSYSIKNLYKEEGLDIEPSWHLILLYLKEHSSASMSEVAEAFNYSQPAITKMIRKIVQRGYLLLKSDPQDSRKKLIRLSEKAHAELPRFERVWEAGQNAIRKMLVENEDFLLALDQLEREHQKASFQERVYQELKE; this is translated from the coding sequence ATGGAAAAGGATTTTTTGAAAGAATTGGAATACCTGGGAATCACTGCTCGACTCAAAAGATTGAGTGATGCCATGTCATATAGTATCAAGAATCTCTATAAGGAGGAAGGGCTTGATATTGAGCCTAGTTGGCATTTGATACTCCTGTATTTAAAGGAGCATTCCTCCGCTTCTATGTCTGAAGTTGCAGAAGCCTTTAACTATTCTCAACCAGCAATCACAAAAATGATCCGAAAAATCGTTCAACGAGGATATCTGTTATTGAAATCTGATCCGCAGGATTCACGCAAAAAGCTTATAAGGCTTTCAGAAAAAGCGCATGCTGAACTGCCCAGGTTTGAAAGAGTTTGGGAAGCCGGGCAAAACGCAATCAGAAAAATGCTGGTGGAAAATGAAGATTTTCTTTTAGCCCTGGACCAACTCGAAAGAGAACATCAAAAAGCCAGCTTTCAGGAAAGAGTTTATCAGGAACTTAAAGAGTAA
- a CDS encoding sensor histidine kinase, with the protein MSMERDFQYAMKLLNAFKNDSAHQVLCGILDELSQNGQLNSPFALQVRLRDAEALEKSHQDEKAINKLLLLVEDAKSQRQWDVLSNAHLSLARLHEKMERMKPCHEALKRAARFIKLHKLANIYPRLCIRQSSYYRIFGKRDSAIFFAKEVIRTAPMAGLFEDLAVGNLLMGLLLWDNNFQKTVTYFQAAGRQWRKIEDYSGYQAVMSNLSRLYLKKGMAKEALVYNDSSLYVAGLAADNGSAEKQMYFLTLLDRAKIFEMQGQYDSAFYYSQKGHALELANLKHSNHQKIIEIDARYNYEKKTQELKEQENLLTHEKERKEILIRLIIFGLFCLGVITYYYLSLKKANKKMKLQAADIRRVNKDLSNALQHQIDLQGEVHHRVKNNLQLIIGLLELQKGEIKNPQALQNMEAMSNRIFSMAAIHDLLYQQLGSELIRFEEYASKLCKHFQEMSGYTKLTKFNISEGEHIFNIETLMPLGIILNELLTNSLKYASGYTEQLEVKIKIEEQLEGFKLIYADNGPGFPEGSLAAREGGLGSYLLKSMTKQLQGTMASKNENGAVFELFFQEKNNR; encoded by the coding sequence ATGTCAATGGAGCGTGATTTCCAGTATGCCATGAAGTTGCTAAACGCATTCAAAAACGATAGCGCCCACCAGGTATTGTGTGGTATTCTGGATGAGCTTTCTCAAAATGGTCAACTAAATAGTCCCTTTGCACTCCAGGTTCGTTTGAGAGATGCTGAAGCTCTTGAAAAGAGCCATCAGGATGAAAAAGCTATCAATAAATTATTGCTATTAGTTGAAGATGCCAAGTCCCAACGCCAATGGGATGTACTTAGCAATGCCCATCTCTCTCTTGCCCGCCTTCACGAGAAAATGGAGCGAATGAAACCTTGCCATGAGGCACTAAAACGTGCTGCACGTTTTATAAAACTGCATAAACTTGCCAATATCTATCCCCGGCTTTGCATTAGACAATCTTCCTATTATCGGATTTTTGGAAAGCGGGATTCTGCCATCTTTTTTGCAAAAGAAGTCATACGCACTGCACCTATGGCCGGACTTTTTGAGGATCTGGCAGTTGGGAATCTCTTGATGGGACTTTTACTTTGGGATAACAATTTCCAAAAAACGGTAACCTATTTCCAGGCAGCCGGAAGACAATGGAGAAAGATTGAAGATTATTCAGGTTACCAGGCAGTGATGAGTAACCTTTCCCGTCTTTATTTAAAAAAGGGAATGGCAAAAGAAGCGCTCGTCTACAATGATAGCTCTCTTTATGTAGCCGGATTGGCAGCTGATAATGGAAGCGCAGAGAAACAAATGTATTTCCTTACCCTTCTTGATCGAGCCAAGATATTTGAAATGCAAGGGCAATATGATTCTGCTTTTTACTATTCACAGAAGGGCCATGCACTTGAGTTAGCAAATCTGAAGCATTCCAATCATCAAAAGATCATTGAGATAGATGCTCGCTACAATTATGAAAAGAAAACACAAGAACTAAAAGAGCAGGAGAATCTGTTAACGCATGAAAAAGAGAGAAAAGAAATCCTGATTCGCCTCATCATTTTCGGACTGTTTTGTCTGGGAGTAATTACCTATTACTACCTCAGCCTCAAAAAAGCCAATAAAAAGATGAAGCTACAGGCCGCTGATATTCGTCGGGTAAACAAAGATCTCTCTAATGCCTTGCAACACCAGATCGATCTACAGGGAGAAGTGCACCATCGAGTAAAAAACAATCTACAGCTGATCATAGGATTACTCGAATTGCAAAAAGGGGAGATCAAGAACCCACAGGCGCTGCAAAATATGGAAGCCATGTCCAATCGAATTTTCAGCATGGCAGCTATCCATGATTTACTGTACCAACAATTGGGCTCAGAACTTATTCGATTTGAAGAATACGCCAGCAAGCTTTGTAAACATTTCCAGGAAATGTCTGGATACACAAAACTAACGAAGTTCAATATTTCAGAAGGAGAACACATATTCAATATAGAAACACTCATGCCACTGGGAATTATCCTGAATGAGCTACTAACGAATAGCCTTAAATACGCAAGTGGATATACGGAACAGCTGGAAGTAAAAATCAAAATAGAGGAGCAATTGGAGGGATTCAAACTTATCTATGCAGACAATGGTCCGGGATTCCCGGAAGGCTCTTTGGCTGCAAGAGAAGGAGGACTTGGATCATACCTACTCAAAAGCATGACAAAGCAACTACAAGGAACAATGGCTAGCAAAAACGAAAACGGTGCTGTATTCGAATTATTCTTTCAGGAAAAAAACAATCGCTAA